A single region of the Gilliamella apis genome encodes:
- the galU gene encoding UTP--glucose-1-phosphate uridylyltransferase GalU, whose amino-acid sequence MSSNFEPSLKGKVKKAVIPVAGLGTRMLPATKAIPKEMLPVVDKPLIQYVVKECIAAGITEIIFVTHSSKNSIENHFDTSFELEAMLEARVKRQLLQEVQGILPKHVTITSVRQGLAKGLGHAVLCAYPLVGDEPFAVVLPDVIIDEYESDLTQDNLAAMIHNYHETKHSQIMVEPVPKELVSSYGIVDCRGEELSAGNVTQMYSVVEKPSIEEAPSNQSVVGRYVLSEKIWPLLAKTPLGAGGEIQLTDAIAMLLAEDPVDAYCIKGRSHDCGNKLGYVQTFVQYAMRHKSLGDDVKAWLKTI is encoded by the coding sequence ATGTCATCAAATTTTGAACCATCTTTAAAGGGCAAAGTTAAGAAAGCCGTAATTCCAGTCGCAGGCCTTGGCACGAGAATGTTGCCTGCAACCAAAGCGATTCCTAAAGAGATGTTACCCGTGGTGGATAAACCACTTATACAATATGTTGTTAAAGAGTGTATTGCAGCAGGAATAACTGAGATTATTTTTGTGACACATTCTTCTAAAAATTCGATTGAAAACCATTTTGATACTAGCTTCGAGCTTGAAGCTATGTTAGAAGCGCGAGTTAAACGTCAACTCTTGCAAGAAGTGCAAGGAATACTACCAAAACATGTTACTATCACAAGTGTTCGCCAAGGTTTAGCCAAAGGGCTTGGTCATGCGGTACTTTGTGCTTATCCTTTAGTTGGTGATGAACCTTTTGCTGTTGTGTTACCGGATGTGATTATCGATGAGTATGAAAGTGATCTTACTCAAGATAATTTAGCGGCGATGATTCATAATTATCATGAGACTAAACATAGCCAAATTATGGTTGAGCCGGTACCAAAAGAACTTGTTTCATCTTATGGTATTGTTGACTGCCGTGGTGAAGAGTTATCTGCAGGTAATGTAACACAAATGTATAGTGTAGTTGAAAAACCGTCAATTGAAGAAGCACCATCTAATCAATCTGTGGTAGGCCGTTATGTATTGTCTGAAAAAATTTGGCCTTTATTAGCCAAAACACCATTAGGTGCTGGTGGTGAAATTCAATTAACTGACGCAATTGCGATGTTACTTGCAGAAGATCCTGTTGATGCGTATTGCATTAAAGGCCGAAGCCATGATTGTGGTAATAAATTAGGTTATGTCCAAACTTTTGTACAATATGCAATGCGTCATAAAAGTTTAGGCGATGATGTTAAAGCGTGGTTAAAAACGATTTAA
- the ffh gene encoding signal recognition particle protein gives MFENLTDRLSQTFRNISGRGRLSEDNIKDALRDVRMALLEADVALPVVREFINQVKQKAVGLDVNKTLTPGQEFIKIVQAELTAAMGEVNSSLNLATQPPAVMLMAGLQGAGKTTSVAKLAKFLKEKQKKKVLVVSADVYRPAAIKQLETLAKTIDVECFPSDINQKPVDIVNKAISHAKLQFFDVLIVDTAGRLHVDSDMMDEIKALHDAINPIETLFVVDAMTGQDAANTAKAFNDALPLTGVILTKVDGDARGGAALSIRHITGKPIKFLGMGEKTDALEPFYPDRIASRILGMGDVLSLIEELQSNVDREKAEKIAKKLKKGDKFDFNDFQDQLKQMRNMGGMGAMLAKLPGVGQLPDHIKAQMDDKITIKMEAIIGSMTLKERANPEIIKGSRKRRIANGSGTQVQDVNKLLKQFEDMQKMMKKMKGGGMMKMMRQMKGLMGGGMGFPPR, from the coding sequence ATGTTTGAGAATTTAACTGACCGTTTATCACAGACATTCCGCAATATTAGTGGTCGTGGACGTCTGTCTGAAGATAATATCAAAGATGCGCTGCGTGATGTCAGAATGGCATTACTTGAAGCTGATGTTGCCCTACCTGTAGTACGGGAATTTATTAACCAAGTTAAACAAAAAGCCGTCGGTTTAGACGTAAATAAAACACTAACCCCAGGCCAAGAGTTTATAAAAATCGTTCAAGCTGAACTGACTGCAGCAATGGGTGAAGTTAATAGTTCACTTAACTTAGCTACTCAGCCTCCAGCGGTAATGCTAATGGCTGGTTTACAAGGTGCAGGTAAAACAACTAGCGTTGCAAAACTAGCAAAATTTTTAAAAGAAAAACAAAAAAAGAAAGTATTAGTTGTTTCTGCCGATGTTTATCGACCCGCAGCGATAAAACAATTAGAAACACTTGCTAAAACAATTGATGTCGAGTGCTTCCCATCAGATATCAATCAAAAACCGGTTGATATTGTTAATAAAGCAATTTCACATGCGAAATTACAATTTTTTGATGTACTGATTGTCGATACCGCTGGTCGATTGCATGTTGATAGCGACATGATGGATGAAATCAAAGCACTACATGATGCAATCAATCCAATTGAAACACTATTTGTTGTCGATGCAATGACCGGACAAGATGCCGCCAATACAGCTAAAGCATTTAATGATGCCTTACCACTAACCGGTGTCATTTTAACTAAAGTTGATGGTGATGCTCGTGGTGGTGCAGCATTATCAATCCGCCATATCACTGGCAAACCAATTAAGTTTTTAGGGATGGGGGAAAAAACGGATGCATTAGAGCCTTTTTACCCTGACCGCATTGCTTCGCGCATTTTAGGCATGGGAGATGTTCTCTCCTTAATTGAAGAATTGCAGAGTAATGTTGATCGTGAAAAAGCGGAAAAAATCGCGAAAAAGTTAAAAAAAGGCGATAAATTTGACTTTAATGATTTCCAAGATCAGCTTAAACAGATGCGTAATATGGGTGGAATGGGGGCCATGCTGGCTAAATTACCAGGTGTAGGTCAACTACCAGATCATATTAAAGCGCAAATGGATGACAAAATCACCATCAAGATGGAAGCAATAATTGGCTCTATGACATTAAAAGAGCGAGCAAATCCTGAAATCATCAAAGGATCACGCAAACGCCGTATTGCAAATGGATCCGGAACACAAGTACAAGATGTTAACAAACTACTTAAACAGTTTGAAGATATGCAAAAAATGATGAAAAAAATGAAAGGTGGTGGCATGATGAAGATGATGCGTCAAATGAAAGGCTTAATGGGCGGAGGCATGGGTTTTCCGCCTCGATAA
- a CDS encoding entericidin A/B family lipoprotein: MLRKVFILIVSIAMTTMVVGCNTFKGVGKDVQSGGKAITNTAENVSEKM, from the coding sequence ATGTTACGTAAAGTATTTATTTTAATAGTAAGTATTGCGATGACAACAATGGTAGTTGGTTGTAACACGTTTAAAGGTGTCGGTAAAGATGTTCAATCTGGCGGTAAAGCAATTACGAATACGGCTGAAAATGTTAGTGAAAAGATGTAA
- a CDS encoding amino acid aminotransferase — protein sequence MFEKVESYAGDPILSLVAEFNNDSRQDKTNLSIGYYYDENSEVPQLSCVKTARDYIYQHQQGAQLYLPMSGLPSYCQAIQSLLFGEDNSAIQAKRIATIQTLGGSGALKVGADFLYHYFPNSQVWVSDPTWENHIAIFSGAGFKVNKYPYFDPTTCGVKFDAMLDTLNSLPAKSIVLLHPCCHNPTGVDLTQPQWDKVIEVLQNRDLIPFMDIAYQGFGESIENDSYAIKKVAEKGLCGLISNSFSKTFSLYGERVGGLSVLCDDSQAANCVFGQLQATVRRNYSSPAAYGAQLVSYVLNNTELKALWLNEVQTMRNRIVTMRSTLVDLLKTAAPAQNFDYLVKQRGMFSYTGFSKEQVTQLKDDFAVYLVGSGRMCVAGLNHHNIHRVAEAFATIKS from the coding sequence ATGTTTGAAAAAGTAGAGTCGTATGCTGGTGACCCAATTTTGTCATTAGTCGCAGAATTTAATAATGATAGCCGTCAGGATAAGACCAATTTAAGTATTGGATATTATTATGATGAAAACAGTGAGGTTCCGCAGTTATCATGTGTTAAAACGGCCCGTGATTATATTTATCAACATCAACAAGGCGCACAACTTTATTTGCCAATGAGTGGTTTACCTAGTTATTGCCAAGCGATCCAATCACTGCTTTTTGGTGAAGATAATTCTGCTATTCAAGCTAAACGTATTGCAACTATTCAAACGTTAGGTGGGTCAGGTGCCCTGAAAGTTGGTGCTGATTTTCTTTATCACTATTTTCCGAATTCTCAAGTATGGGTGAGTGATCCAACTTGGGAAAATCATATTGCTATTTTTAGTGGTGCAGGCTTTAAAGTAAATAAATATCCTTATTTTGACCCAACAACTTGTGGTGTAAAATTTGACGCTATGCTTGATACATTAAATAGCTTACCGGCTAAAAGTATCGTGCTATTACATCCTTGTTGTCATAATCCTACTGGTGTCGATTTAACACAGCCGCAGTGGGATAAAGTGATTGAAGTTTTACAAAATCGTGATCTTATCCCATTTATGGATATTGCTTATCAAGGTTTTGGTGAAAGTATCGAAAATGATAGTTATGCAATCAAAAAAGTCGCTGAGAAAGGATTATGTGGTTTGATCAGTAATTCTTTTTCTAAAACTTTTTCACTGTATGGAGAACGGGTAGGTGGATTATCCGTATTATGTGATGATAGCCAAGCAGCAAATTGTGTATTTGGTCAGTTACAAGCAACAGTTCGTCGTAACTATTCCAGCCCAGCTGCGTATGGAGCGCAATTGGTCTCATATGTATTAAATAATACGGAACTTAAAGCTTTATGGCTTAATGAAGTTCAAACCATGCGCAACCGTATTGTAACCATGCGTTCAACCTTAGTCGATTTATTAAAAACAGCAGCACCGGCACAAAATTTTGATTATTTGGTTAAACAAAGAGGTATGTTTAGCTATACAGGTTTTTCTAAAGAGCAAGTCACACAGCTAAAAGATGATTTCGCCGTTTATTTGGTGGGCAGCGGAAGAATGTGTGTGGCGGGATTAAATCACCATAATATACATCGTGTAGCAGAAGCATTTGCCACAATAAAATCATAA
- a CDS encoding TonB family protein — translation MKINFDIDINTEKEPQSPIANKQQDNYIYVFVSVAVISHLLLLGLLFSSALFANNIMVDEGDDSIKAVMVDLTQLAAPEQSLVENTPDIQGAENSEIIDNKPIEEQPVEPVVEPEIVKEETPDPTPEKEPEKPTVEPDKPTIVKPEPKPKPKKKKPPTQKASRQQVRQEAISDNTAKTSVAPKISDNQQYSGNPTPISRNRPEYPRRALDMRLEGHVIVMFDVNSEGRVENIRIIEAQPNNIFNRAVITAMKTWKYKPIAGKNIKMKIIFNRDSSISLGNN, via the coding sequence ATGAAGATCAATTTTGATATAGATATCAATACAGAAAAAGAGCCACAATCACCTATTGCTAACAAGCAACAGGATAATTATATATATGTATTTGTATCTGTTGCTGTGATATCACATCTACTTTTATTAGGATTATTATTTAGCTCAGCGTTGTTTGCAAATAACATCATGGTTGATGAAGGTGATGATTCAATTAAAGCCGTAATGGTTGATCTTACTCAATTAGCAGCCCCTGAACAATCATTAGTTGAAAATACACCTGATATTCAAGGCGCAGAAAACAGTGAAATCATAGATAATAAACCTATTGAAGAACAACCCGTTGAACCTGTTGTTGAGCCTGAAATCGTTAAAGAAGAAACACCTGATCCTACACCGGAAAAAGAACCCGAAAAACCTACTGTTGAACCTGATAAACCAACAATAGTAAAACCAGAACCAAAACCGAAACCAAAAAAGAAAAAACCACCAACACAAAAAGCCTCTCGGCAACAAGTTAGACAAGAAGCAATTAGTGATAATACTGCCAAAACGTCAGTAGCACCTAAAATTTCTGATAATCAGCAATATTCGGGTAATCCAACACCGATTAGCCGAAATCGCCCAGAATATCCAAGAAGAGCACTAGACATGCGCTTAGAAGGTCATGTTATTGTCATGTTTGATGTAAATAGTGAAGGACGTGTTGAAAATATTAGAATTATTGAAGCTCAACCCAATAATATTTTTAATCGCGCAGTGATCACGGCAATGAAAACATGGAAATACAAACCAATTGCTGGTAAAAATATCAAAATGAAGATTATCTTTAATCGCGATAGTTCAATTAGTTTAGGTAATAACTAA
- a CDS encoding RidA family protein, with protein sequence MVKVVNTDKAPAAIGPYVQGVDLGNMLFASGQIPINPATGEMPTCVKEQAKQSLANVKAIITEAGYQVKNIVKTTIFLADMNDFADVNSVYEEFFTENQASFPARSCVQVARIPKDAKVEIEVIAVK encoded by the coding sequence ATGGTGAAAGTAGTTAATACCGATAAAGCCCCTGCAGCTATTGGTCCTTATGTACAAGGTGTCGATTTGGGTAATATGTTATTTGCATCAGGTCAAATCCCAATTAATCCAGCAACTGGTGAGATGCCAACTTGCGTGAAAGAACAAGCTAAGCAAAGTTTAGCTAATGTTAAAGCAATTATTACTGAGGCGGGTTATCAAGTTAAAAATATCGTTAAAACAACTATTTTTTTAGCTGATATGAATGATTTTGCTGATGTTAATAGTGTCTATGAAGAATTTTTTACCGAAAATCAAGCAAGCTTTCCAGCTCGTTCTTGTGTGCAAGTAGCTCGAATTCCGAAAGATGCTAAAGTTGAAATAGAAGTTATTGCTGTTAAATAA
- the pepP gene encoding Xaa-Pro aminopeptidase, with the protein MVDMHSKTELLARRNKLLAQMEPNSIALFFASPEVTRSNDTHYPYRQDSDFWYFTFFAEPEALLAVIKESDNQARYVLFNRKKDPLAETWTGYRLGQQAALEKICVDEAYLFDDINNLLPNLLNGKKVIYHADQLYEYADEIVKTTLHNLRQGVRNKFVVPNIMIDWRSIVHEMRMFKSDFEMAILREACEISAKAHIRAMQKCQPSLYEYQLEAEILHEFAWYGARSPSYNTIVGGGNNGCILHYENNSDQLKDGDLVLIDAGCEYQYYAGDITRTFPINGKFNQSQREIYDIVLTAQYAAIKLLQPGTSISIVNQQIIRIMVEGLVKLGIMQGDIETLIANKAYMTFYMHGLGHWLGIDVHDVGSDRDRILAPGMVLTVEPGLYINQEADVPERYKSIGIRIEDNILITDSGNEVLTAMVPKDPQQIEQLMQINQ; encoded by the coding sequence GCTTTGTTTTTTGCTTCACCAGAGGTTACGCGAAGCAATGATACTCACTATCCTTATCGGCAAGATAGTGATTTTTGGTATTTTACTTTTTTTGCTGAGCCAGAAGCGCTATTGGCGGTGATAAAGGAGTCTGATAATCAAGCTCGTTACGTATTATTTAACCGTAAAAAGGATCCTTTAGCGGAAACATGGACCGGATATCGATTAGGTCAGCAGGCAGCATTAGAAAAAATTTGCGTAGATGAAGCTTATCTTTTTGATGATATTAATAATCTTTTGCCAAATTTATTGAATGGTAAAAAGGTTATTTATCATGCTGACCAGTTATACGAATATGCTGATGAAATAGTTAAAACAACATTACATAATTTAAGGCAAGGTGTTCGCAACAAATTTGTTGTCCCAAATATAATGATTGATTGGCGATCTATTGTTCATGAAATGCGTATGTTTAAATCGGATTTCGAAATGGCTATATTGCGCGAAGCTTGTGAAATAAGTGCTAAGGCACATATTCGCGCAATGCAAAAGTGTCAGCCTAGTTTGTATGAATATCAGTTAGAAGCGGAAATTTTACATGAATTTGCTTGGTATGGTGCTCGTTCGCCATCTTATAACACTATTGTTGGTGGGGGAAATAATGGTTGTATATTGCATTATGAAAATAATAGCGACCAATTGAAAGATGGCGATTTAGTCTTAATTGATGCTGGTTGTGAATATCAGTATTATGCTGGGGATATCACCCGTACATTTCCTATAAACGGTAAATTTAATCAGTCACAACGTGAAATATATGACATTGTGTTAACGGCACAATACGCGGCAATCAAATTATTACAACCAGGTACTTCAATATCAATAGTAAACCAACAAATTATTCGAATTATGGTTGAAGGTTTAGTTAAACTTGGCATTATGCAGGGCGATATCGAGACGTTAATTGCAAATAAAGCTTACATGACATTTTATATGCATGGTTTAGGACATTGGTTAGGTATTGATGTGCATGATGTCGGTAGCGATCGTGATCGCATCCTTGCTCCAGGCATGGTGTTAACGGTTGAACCAGGGCTCTATATTAATCAAGAAGCCGATGTTCCTGAACGTTATAAAAGCATTGGCATCCGTATAGAGGATAATATTTTAATTACTGATTCAGGCAATGAAGTTTTAACCGCAATGGTGCCTAAAGATCCTCAACAAATTGAACAATTAATGCAAATCAATCAATAG
- the ispB gene encoding octaprenyl diphosphate synthase, with the protein MNNPSIKQILDLVQEDLVKVNQAIQAELSSDVVLINQLGNYIISSGGKRIRPIIALLIAKALNYQGDKHIITAAFIEFIHTATLLHDDVVDESDLRRGKSTANALFGNAASVLVGDYIYTRSFQMMVRTESFKVLQIMSEATNVIAEGEVQQLLNCNDPDITKEQYLQVIYRKTARLFEATSHSAAVLAEATPEQEFALQEYGKYLGTAFQIIDDLLDYSADSNQKLGKNLGDDLNEGKPTLPLLHAMHHANAQDAALIRQAIEQGNGRHLLDHVLAVMKSCGSLEFTLETAQQEANKAFNVISILPDSPYKKALQDLALLSVKREN; encoded by the coding sequence ATGAATAATCCATCGATAAAACAGATACTCGATCTAGTTCAAGAAGATTTAGTGAAGGTTAATCAGGCAATACAAGCAGAGCTTAGCTCTGATGTTGTATTAATCAATCAATTAGGCAATTACATTATTAGTAGTGGCGGTAAACGTATTCGTCCAATCATTGCGCTACTTATTGCTAAAGCACTGAATTATCAGGGTGATAAACATATTATAACGGCTGCTTTTATTGAATTTATTCATACTGCAACCTTATTGCATGATGATGTTGTTGATGAGTCAGATTTACGCCGAGGCAAATCAACAGCTAATGCATTATTTGGTAATGCTGCTAGTGTTTTGGTCGGTGATTATATTTATACTCGTTCTTTTCAAATGATGGTTCGTACCGAATCATTTAAAGTATTACAAATTATGTCTGAGGCCACGAATGTTATCGCAGAAGGTGAAGTCCAACAACTACTTAATTGTAATGATCCAGATATTACTAAAGAACAGTATCTACAAGTCATATATCGTAAAACAGCAAGACTATTTGAAGCGACATCTCATTCCGCTGCAGTCCTTGCTGAAGCGACCCCAGAACAAGAATTTGCCTTACAAGAATATGGAAAATATTTAGGAACTGCTTTTCAAATTATTGATGACTTATTAGATTATAGTGCCGATAGTAATCAAAAATTGGGTAAAAATTTAGGTGATGATCTTAATGAGGGTAAACCGACATTACCACTACTACATGCAATGCATCATGCTAATGCACAGGATGCGGCTTTAATCCGGCAAGCAATTGAACAAGGAAATGGCCGCCATTTATTAGATCATGTTTTAGCGGTGATGAAGTCATGCGGATCGCTTGAATTTACTTTAGAAACAGCCCAGCAAGAGGCAAATAAAGCGTTTAATGTGATTTCAATTTTACCAGATTCTCCTTATAAAAAAGCACTACAAGATCTGGCATTGTTATCAGTAAAAAGGGAAAACTAA
- a CDS encoding DUF2569 domain-containing protein gives MTDNSPLRGLGGWLIVVAIRLILSCISNIFLIIYISIIFIRLANFTNSNSIFYSENLNWIYPLEIGMNLILIFFNIYLLYLFFTKNYKFPSLMICFELLVIGLMLLDQFITHQFTTFKIESRDLFNIAKNIILSVICISYMLKSERVYNTFVNGRRRVESNNNIIS, from the coding sequence ATGACTGATAACTCACCCCTTAGAGGATTAGGTGGCTGGCTTATTGTTGTTGCAATAAGATTAATTTTGAGTTGTATCAGTAATATATTTTTGATTATTTATATAAGCATTATCTTTATAAGATTGGCTAATTTTACTAATTCAAATTCCATTTTTTATAGTGAAAATCTTAACTGGATTTATCCATTAGAAATTGGTATGAATTTGATTCTTATTTTTTTTAATATCTACTTACTTTATCTTTTTTTCACTAAAAATTATAAATTTCCATCTTTGATGATTTGTTTTGAACTGTTAGTTATTGGATTGATGCTTTTAGATCAGTTTATTACTCATCAATTTACCACATTTAAAATTGAAAGCCGTGATTTGTTTAATATAGCCAAAAACATTATTTTGAGCGTTATTTGTATTTCTTATATGTTAAAATCTGAAAGAGTTTATAACACGTTTGTTAATGGGCGTCGTAGAGTGGAAAGTAATAACAATATTATTAGTTAA
- a CDS encoding EamA family transporter, with amino-acid sequence MFKRSWPVFLIFVSMISVQSSASFAKYLFPVLGPEAMTAWRLFFSAILLVIIFKPWRKTISKPAIKYIILYGIAMGCMNLSFYNAISRIPLGIAVAIELTGPIMVAMFSGRRLTDFIWLAIAIIGLVMLLPIHQAASDLDPIGLLLALGAGGCWAGYILFGRKAGEIYGAPSVALGSIVASVLLFPIGVWQSGSTMFSLDILPLAFMVSLLASAIPYGLDMVALPRLPAQTFSTLMSLSPVFAAFSGLIVLHEQLTHYQWLAIMFIIVSSIGTVLTMHRPSKIKVLNRED; translated from the coding sequence ATGTTCAAAAGGTCTTGGCCGGTTTTTTTAATTTTCGTATCGATGATTTCTGTGCAATCAAGCGCTTCATTTGCTAAATATTTATTCCCAGTACTTGGTCCAGAAGCAATGACTGCTTGGCGTTTATTTTTTTCCGCTATTTTATTGGTCATAATCTTTAAACCTTGGCGTAAAACGATTTCTAAACCAGCAATTAAATATATTATTTTATATGGTATTGCCATGGGATGCATGAATTTATCTTTTTATAATGCTATCTCTCGTATTCCTTTAGGTATTGCTGTCGCAATTGAATTGACGGGGCCAATTATGGTCGCTATGTTTTCCGGTCGACGATTAACCGATTTTATTTGGTTAGCTATTGCCATAATTGGATTAGTTATGTTGTTGCCTATTCATCAAGCAGCCAGTGATTTAGATCCGATAGGTCTTTTACTTGCTTTAGGTGCTGGAGGCTGTTGGGCTGGTTATATTCTTTTTGGTCGTAAGGCAGGCGAAATATATGGTGCACCAAGTGTTGCACTCGGCTCGATTGTTGCTTCAGTATTACTCTTTCCTATTGGGGTATGGCAAAGTGGTAGCACAATGTTTTCCTTGGACATTTTACCATTAGCTTTCATGGTTTCACTGTTAGCATCAGCGATTCCTTATGGTCTTGATATGGTCGCATTACCGCGTTTACCAGCCCAAACTTTTAGTACCTTAATGAGTTTGTCGCCAGTATTTGCGGCATTTTCGGGATTAATTGTTTTACATGAACAGTTAACACATTACCAGTGGTTAGCTATTATGTTTATTATTGTTTCTTCGATTGGTACGGTATTAACTATGCATCGACCAAGTAAAATTAAAGTGCTAAATCGAGAAGATTGA